The window AATGATACTTGCCCATGACGTTCTCGCCGAAACGAATCCGGCCTTCTGCGCGTACATTATCGGGCGGTTCTGCGAGTCCTTCAGAGTCGAATCTGGCCGCGATCCAGAGCTGCCCCTTGTATACCTATCGTTACCGCTCGCGTTATCTGAGGATCTCGGCGAGATGTTTAATGGCACTAATCGCCGAACCGGACTGCATGCGTGGGTTGACCGACATCCTGAAGCCGCGGTAGGGCTTGTCGAGCGCATCGACGGCTCGCTTCAGATGGTCACCGATGCAGTGCGCTTCGGCTGCTTCTACAGCCTCCTAACGCTTACGAGTGAGGGAGCTACGGTCGGGACAGGGACGCAGCAACCACCCAGGGCTCAGACCAGTTCTCTGGGACTCGAAATCACACGAGCCGTCAAGCGGGCGCAACGCCTAGGTTACTGGTTCGGGTCAGCAGGGTCGGCAGCCCGCGTCTTCGATATCCTGGGGGTGACGGTATGAGTAGGTGGAACATATCGGATATCGTCTTTTACGGTGTCGAAGGATCTCGACGGGATATTCAGTTACGAACGGCGGCCGTAAACATTATTACTGGTGCCTCTGGAACAGGTAAATCCACGATCATCAAGGCCATCGATTACTGCTTGGGGTCCAAGGACTGTGAATTACCAGCCCACGTGCGGCGACGGAGTCTGGCAGTTGGAACGAAATGGACTGACGGCCAAGCCGAATTGGTCATTAGCCGCATAATCCCTCCTGTGGGTAGAACCACGAGCACCCGCATGTACGTCGCCACGGGTCGCAACCTTCTTATACCCGATACAATAGAGAAATTTGAAGGTCCAACAACAGTCACTGCGGCGAAGGCACTCCTGGAAAAGGCATTCGGCATCGGCGATCGCCCGCGTGAAGACGACATGGTCGGACTAATTCGAGGCCGAGCAACAGTGCGGCATGTAACACCGTACATGTTCGTCACGAAGGAAATCATTCTCAACGAATCGGCGTTGCTTTACGGGCTCGACGACCCGGACGAGGCCCCCGGCATCCGGGAGACCCTTCCGTATTTCTTAAGAGCGACAGATGAGGAATCTGTAGCGCTTGAGCGACGGCTGAAGCAGCTGCAGAGAGCGTATGAGAGGGAAGAGGCGAGAAACAATGCCCGCGCCGCCTCCAAGAGCCAACTCAAAGAGCGCGCATGGAGTCTCCTTTCCGAGGCGTACAGGATCGGCCTTGTTGCGGCGGAACCCGGCGAAGGAAGTGAAGCGGCACTTGTCGCACAGTTGCAGGATGTGTCCGCGGCTCCGGTGGCTACCAGACTGTATCCCAACGAAGCCGAGCTGCGTGAGTTACATGCCTCCCGTCGGCAGGTGTTGGATGGCCTGGCGATAGCGAGACGTCGTCTGCAAGCGACACGTACGGCCGCGGAAGAGGTTAATGGATTTCAGTCTACAGTCGAGCGACAGCGGCAAAAGCTTAGCTTGGCCGACCATCTTCAGTTAGAGTCGCCTCGTCGGACATGCCCACTGTGTGACACACCGTCTGAAGCTGGAGCACGGAGCTCCGAAGTCATGCGGGCAGTAATTAGCACGATTCGTGGCGAAGCAGCGGCAGTTGAACGTGTTCAACCCAAGCTTGCTGATCACCAAGCTCATTTGGAGGAGGACATCGCCACGCTCAATCAGCAGCTCAGGAGGATCGATGAGAACATTCGGTCCTGGCTAAGGCAAAACTCCGAGGCCCGAGAAATGGCGGACATTGCACATGTTCGCGCGCATCTTCTTGGCCGTGTGTCCTTCTTTCTCGAAAGCGTGGCTGAGACCGCCCTCATGTCGGAGCGTGACTTAACGGTACTGCGAGCTGAGATCGAGGAGCTATCATCTCTAGTCGACAAGGATGCCAAGGCGGTACGGCTCCGCCACGCCGAATCCAAGGTGTCGCAGTACGCTACTTTCGCTTTTGGTCAGCTACCGACTATCGCTCCCTGTGTGCAGGCAGAGTTGTCGTTCTCAGCTCGTGATCCCAGTCTCTCGATTATTGAAGCCGAAAGCGGCGCGGTTCTCAAGATGTTAGATGTTGGCTCGGATCAAAACTACTTGGCGCTGCATATAGCTCTTTCGTTCGCCTTGCAGCAATTCTTTGAGGTGGCTAAGGCGCCGGTACCTGGGCTTCTTGTATTTGACCAGATAAGCCGCCCATACTTCCCGTCAAAAGGCGAAGAGGATTGGGATGAGGCCGAGATCGACGGCCAACAGGAGGATGAAGAGTTTGCGGCTCTACGGAAGCACGTGAACTTCCTCTTCTCCGAGGTCGCCCGCAGGGCGGGCTTGCAGGTACTCCTCATCGAGCATGCCTATTTCGCAGACGATCCCGACTACGTAGCCGCTACGCGTTACCGTTGGACGAAGCGTTCAGGAGAGGCGTTGATCCCGGCCGATTGGCCCACACGGCCGGATGTAACCCAGTAACAGGCGCAGTGGAGGAAGACCCTCAATTGGGGACGATCTGGCTAATAGTCGCGAATGGCTGCTGCGCTAACGCCTTCCATCCAGCGCAAGTACACGTCTGTGTCGGTGAGTTGGACAACAGGCGCACTCGACGTAAGGCGGCGTTGGAGATGTCCGGGACGTGCGTGTAGATAGACAGGTCGCTCGCCGTTTCGCCAGTCTCGAACATCGAGCGTCACGGCATCCATCGAGTCTCGCTAGCCGACGTTGTGAGTAGTCACTTCAGCCGTGCGCACGCTGGGCAGAGCGGCTCGCCCGACAGAACAACAGCGGGCGCGCGATATAACGAATCACTGTCAGGCGTGCAGTATTGATGTGAAGCAGCTGAACGCAACTCGTACCGCATGTCAGCCGCGCAGGCGCTGGATAGGCCTGCAGCTTAAGTCTGGGCGTTACGGGCGGTCTCCGAGCAAGAATAATCAAGCCGACTTCTCCATGAGCCGACGCACACCAACTCCGCTCCCCGTCACCCTCGCCCTCGCCGCCTGCCTACTGGCCGCCGGCTCACCCGCCGCATCCGCCCAGCAGCCGGATTCGGCAACCACGCCTCCGCGCCTCCGCAATGCCAGCAAGCTCATCGACGAGCTGACCGAGAACTACCCGCTCCCGCTGCGCAATGCCGCAATCGGCGGCGAAACCCGCGTCCGCTTCCGTGTCGACGAGGAAGGCAAAGTCGACTCCGCCTGGGTCGCCTTCAGCAGCGGCCTCATCAGCCTCGACCGCGCCGCACTCGCAACAGCCCGCCGCGCCGAGTTCGAGCCAGGACGCAGCGGCGACGCCGCCGTTCCGATGTGGACCGAGCTGCCCTTCACCTTCCGCACCGGCTTCGAGCGCAGTCCCGACCCGCAGCTCATCCCGATACTGAACCGCTCCGACATCGAGGCGAAGCTCCCATCCACCCGTCCCCGCGCACTGGCTGCATCGAGCCTCGGTGCCATGGTCGGACTGTCGCTGCTCGTCGATTCCGCGGGCCGTCCGGCTCAGATCGACATCGCGCATACGAGCTGCCTGACCGAAGCGGATGAAGCAGCGGTCGCGATCGTGCGCCAGCTCGTGTTCCAGCCGGACACGGAGGGCATCGGCGCGCGACGTCGCACGCACGCGTCCGTCTGGTTCGGGAAGGACAGCGTCAGCCTGCGGCTCCTCGGGGACGCGCGACCTCTGCCGGTCGACAGTGCATCCGCTGATTCAGCCGCAGCCGATGAAGAATCAAGCCTGCCCACCAGGCGACCGGAGCTCAGCAACCGGCCACACATCGCCCGGCTGCTGGAGCGGTACTACCCGCCTGACCTGCGCCAGCTCGGTATCGGCGGTCAGGTGATCGTGCAGTTCTTCGTCGATGAGGAAGGTGCCGTCACCTTCCGCGAAGTGAGCCGCTCGAGTGGCGAGTGCAAGCTCGACGCGGCAGCGCTGCTCGTGGGTCGAGAGATGCGTTTCGAACCGGCGGTCTCCCGTGGCAAGCGCGTGCCGGTCTGGGTTGCGATTCCGATCAACTTCAGCTCGCGCTGAACGCCCGGTGGCAGGCGAATGACCGAGAGCGCCGGACACACTCGGAGCGTCGTTCGATCTTCCGCCCTGGCCATGATGCTCCCGACTGTGGCCACGGCGTTCGGCGCCTGCGCAGATCCGTCATCTCGCCAGACCCCCGAGCATGCGGATTCACCGGGCATCAACGTCACCGCGCCGTCGGCCGACAGGCAGCTCCCCTGGCACTTCGAGCAGCTCTGGCGTCTCGGGCCGGCAGACGACGACCGCCTGACACTCGTCGACCTCGCCCGGCACCTCATCGCCGCCGACAGCGCGGGTCGCATCTTCATTCTCGATGAGGCCGCTCGTCACGTCCTGGTCATCTCCACCGGCGGCGAGGTGATCGCGACCATCGGCCGACAGGGAGAAGGTCCGGGGGAGCTGAAGGAGCCAATCGCACTCACGACCACCGAAGCCGCAGTGTCAGTCTACGATTTCGGCAAGCAGGCGCTCGTTCGCTGGAGCCACACCGGCGACGTCCTGCCCGAGCTTCGCATCCCCAACAGCTTCTGGGGCCCGCTGATCCGAGAGATCGGCAATGACACCGTCCTGTTCACCGCGCTCGCGCGTGCTGACGCCAGCACGTCGGAGCAATCGCTCGTCGCATGGTCGCATTCGGGTCAGCGTCAGCTTGCCGCCATGACGCGCCAGCCGGATCGATCCGCCGAATTCCCGAGCTGTGGCGTCAGCGGTCCACCGATCGCGCCATTGTTCGCCCCGGAGCTGGTGTGGGATGCCGCCGGTTCACGCGTGGCCGTGAACACCAGCCCCGAGTACCGGGTCGACGTTTTCGAAACCGGGGAGCACGTGCTGAGCATTCGTCGCGACATGCCGCCGCGACGCGTCACGCGGGCGCTCGCGCTGGCCGAGGTCGCCGACGGCATGCCGATCCCCATCGCGGACTGCACCGTCCCGGCGCACGAGGTCGTGCAGGGACGCGGCAACGCCGACGTGCTGCCGTCCGTGCGCGACGTCGTGCTCGCACCCCACGGCGAGCTGTGGGTGCTGCGCGGTACGTTCAGGGGCGAGCCCACGCTGATCGACGTGTTCGGCGCCGACGGCACTTACCGCGGCACGCTGCCACCGGAATCGCCCTTCCCGGCGGCGTTCCTACCTACGGACGAGATCGTAGCCATTGAACACGATGCGCTCGGCGCGGCCAGCGTCGCACTCTAGCGGATTCATCGCGAGACCACCGCCAGCCACGTGACGAACTGACCGACAACAGCAGGGGTGGCGGCTCCATCAACGAGCCGTGCAGGAAAAGCCGGTCCTCGTTCGTCATACAGCACGAACGCCTGCCGAGAATCCAATTCTCGAGGCAACCGTCCACCGACCGCCGGTGAGCCCAGACCAGCTCGCATGATCATCACACACGCCGAGACCGACTCCCAGATCACCGCCACCTACGACGTCATGCGGCAGCTCCGGCCCCACATAGCCGCTGACGAGTACATTCCAATGGTCCGCAGCATGACAGCGACAGACGGCTACCGCCTCGCCGCACTCACCGACGAAAACGAAGTCCGAGCAGTAGCCGGCTATCGCTACATGCACATGCTGTACTGCGGCCGCCTTCTCTACCTGGACGACTTCGTGACCGACGAACGAGCCCGCTCACGCGGGTACGGCAAGGTCCTCCTCACCTGGCTCAAGGAGGAGGCGCGACGCGAAGGCTGCAGCGAGCTCCAGCTGATCTCGCGGACTGTCCGCGAAGAAGCCCACCGCTTCTATTTCCGCGAAGGCCTTGGAATCGAATGCTTCCACTTCCGGATCAGGCTATGAGCGCCGCCCGACCAACCGTCCTGCCCGCTGAGCTCCCGGCAATCGCAGTGCGTTGCGCACTCGCCCTGCTGGTGCTGTCGGCGTCATGCAGCCCCGGTCCCGGCTCGGACCTCGATGTGACGAAGGACTCCAGTGCTGTCGCCACGGACACAGCGGAGGCAGCGCCTGACAGCAACCGATCCCCTGAGCATGCACCCGTGTATTCCCGGCGAGTCGTCATCTTCATGGAGGCAACCTTCGCCGCGCTCGATTCGCTCCGTGCTACATATTCCGAGGATGACTTCGCGGTCGTGGCTGACGACATGATGTACTACCGCGCCACGGCATACGACTACCTCGAGCAGCACGGCGTCGAGGTCGTCCGGACCGAGGGCCGTGTTCAGCCACTTTTTGAGGTCGAAGGCGAGCCTCGCACGTTCGATTTCTCGGACGAACCGTACATGGACCTCGTCGTCCTGTACGAGCCGGGCAAACTGCCACTCGCGATCGCACCGGTCGACATCGATCGTGCGGCCGATTATTTCGGCCTGAGCCTCAGTCGGTAAATCACGGCACCCACGGACATAACAATCGAGTGTCTTCCATCACGCCTGACAGAACACGCGCCGCGCGGCTCCGCTACCAGCGACTGACCAGTGCACCGCTGCGCACAGCGAACGACGTCGTCGCATGGTTCGGCGCAATGCAGTCCCAGGAGTACGCCATCGCCCGCTGGTCGATCGGTCTGCGCGCCCGCAACCTCCGAGACACCGACGTCGAGCGCGCGTACGCCCGTGGCGACGTCCTGCGCACGCACGTCCTCCGTCCGACCTGGCACTTCGTCGCACCTGCCGACATCCGCTGGATGAGCGAGCTCACTGCGCCGCGCATCCAGGCGCAGATGGCCGGTCGGCATCGCCAGCTCGAGCTGAGCGGCAAGCTGATCGCGAAGGCCGCGGCCACGATCGGCAAAGCTCTCGAGAACGGGACGCACCTCACACGCACCGAGATCCAGGCGCTGCTCGAGTCGAACCGTATCGACCTGAAGAACGAACGACTCGGCCACGTCATGATGCTGCTCGAGCTGGACGCACTCGTGTGCAGCGGCGCCCCGAAGGGCCGACAGCACACCTACGCGCTGCTCGACGAGCGCGCACCGCATGCTGCATCCATGGGTCGCGACGACGCCCTCGCCGAGCTCGCGCGTCGCTTCTTCCAGAGCCACGGCCCCGCCAGCGAAAAGGACCTCGCCCGCTGGGCGACGCTCACGCTGACCGACGTGCGCCGCTCCATCGAGCTGCTCGGCGATGATATCCAGCGCACAGAAGTCGACGGCGCGAAGTGGTACAGCATCGGCGCGCCACCTCGGCGTTCACCGAACGCACCCAGGGCGCTGCTGCTCCAGGTCTACGACGAGTACGTCGGCGGCTACGGAGACACGCGCAGTGTCATCGATCCGCACGGCCTGACGCACATGTCGCCGGCTGTCCGATTGCCGTTCATGCACGTCGTCGTGCTCGACGGTTACGTGGTCGGCCACTGGCGGCCCGCAAAGAAGAAGGGCGACAGCCCGGTGGATCTGAAGCTCGCGCGTCGCCTGGACGCGGAAGCCTGCGAGGCCGTCGAAGTCGCGGTCGAGCGGTTCAGATCATTCACAGAGAATTGACGGCGCCGAATGCGGTCCGGTGGGCCTTCCGCTGCGGCGGATCTCGCACGCTCCCGGGCCTCATCGTCATGGTCGGCATGATTCCTGACCTGCTTCATGCCCGCCGTGGCTGAGACCCCGGCAGTGAAGCCACGCACCGCAACGGAGTCGAACATCGTGAAGCGAATCCTGCTTCTGCTACTGCTGCTGCCAGTACTGGTACGCCCGGCCGCCGCCCAGCACGCACACCCCACTGCGCCGCGCGATACCACGCACGCCGCCCACGCAACCGCCGACCCCGCGCACGCGATGGAGACCCAGGCGCACGGAATGACCGGCGTGCTCGGCATCTCCCAGGCACGCGAGGGATCCGGCACTTCCTGGCTCCCTGACGCGACACCCATGCACGCGGTGCACGGACAGGCGGGGAACTGGAGCCTGATGCTGCACGGACAGGCGTTCCTGCAGTACATCGACGAGGGCAGTGACCGCGGCGACGACCAGCTCGGCAGCATCAACTGGATCATGGGCATGGCGCGCCGCCCGCTGGCCGGCGGCGAGGTGACGCTGCGCACCATGCTGTCGGCGGAGCCGTGGACCGTCGGCGACTGCGGCTACCCGGACCT of the Longimicrobiales bacterium genome contains:
- a CDS encoding GNAT family N-acetyltransferase, coding for MIITHAETDSQITATYDVMRQLRPHIAADEYIPMVRSMTATDGYRLAALTDENEVRAVAGYRYMHMLYCGRLLYLDDFVTDERARSRGYGKVLLTWLKEEARREGCSELQLISRTVREEAHRFYFREGLGIECFHFRIRL
- a CDS encoding 6-bladed beta-propeller, with translation MMLPTVATAFGACADPSSRQTPEHADSPGINVTAPSADRQLPWHFEQLWRLGPADDDRLTLVDLARHLIAADSAGRIFILDEAARHVLVISTGGEVIATIGRQGEGPGELKEPIALTTTEAAVSVYDFGKQALVRWSHTGDVLPELRIPNSFWGPLIREIGNDTVLFTALARADASTSEQSLVAWSHSGQRQLAAMTRQPDRSAEFPSCGVSGPPIAPLFAPELVWDAAGSRVAVNTSPEYRVDVFETGEHVLSIRRDMPPRRVTRALALAEVADGMPIPIADCTVPAHEVVQGRGNADVLPSVRDVVLAPHGELWVLRGTFRGEPTLIDVFGADGTYRGTLPPESPFPAAFLPTDEIVAIEHDALGAASVAL
- a CDS encoding winged helix DNA-binding domain-containing protein, translating into MSSITPDRTRAARLRYQRLTSAPLRTANDVVAWFGAMQSQEYAIARWSIGLRARNLRDTDVERAYARGDVLRTHVLRPTWHFVAPADIRWMSELTAPRIQAQMAGRHRQLELSGKLIAKAAATIGKALENGTHLTRTEIQALLESNRIDLKNERLGHVMMLLELDALVCSGAPKGRQHTYALLDERAPHAASMGRDDALAELARRFFQSHGPASEKDLARWATLTLTDVRRSIELLGDDIQRTEVDGAKWYSIGAPPRRSPNAPRALLLQVYDEYVGGYGDTRSVIDPHGLTHMSPAVRLPFMHVVVLDGYVVGHWRPAKKKGDSPVDLKLARRLDAEACEAVEVAVERFRSFTEN
- a CDS encoding DUF3732 domain-containing protein is translated as MYVATGRNLLIPDTIEKFEGPTTVTAAKALLEKAFGIGDRPREDDMVGLIRGRATVRHVTPYMFVTKEIILNESALLYGLDDPDEAPGIRETLPYFLRATDEESVALERRLKQLQRAYEREEARNNARAASKSQLKERAWSLLSEAYRIGLVAAEPGEGSEAALVAQLQDVSAAPVATRLYPNEAELRELHASRRQVLDGLAIARRRLQATRTAAEEVNGFQSTVERQRQKLSLADHLQLESPRRTCPLCDTPSEAGARSSEVMRAVISTIRGEAAAVERVQPKLADHQAHLEEDIATLNQQLRRIDENIRSWLRQNSEAREMADIAHVRAHLLGRVSFFLESVAETALMSERDLTVLRAEIEELSSLVDKDAKAVRLRHAESKVSQYATFAFGQLPTIAPCVQAELSFSARDPSLSIIEAESGAVLKMLDVGSDQNYLALHIALSFALQQFFEVAKAPVPGLLVFDQISRPYFPSKGEEDWDEAEIDGQQEDEEFAALRKHVNFLFSEVARRAGLQVLLIEHAYFADDPDYVAATRYRWTKRSGEALIPADWPTRPDVTQ
- a CDS encoding TonB family protein translates to MSRRTPTPLPVTLALAACLLAAGSPAASAQQPDSATTPPRLRNASKLIDELTENYPLPLRNAAIGGETRVRFRVDEEGKVDSAWVAFSSGLISLDRAALATARRAEFEPGRSGDAAVPMWTELPFTFRTGFERSPDPQLIPILNRSDIEAKLPSTRPRALAASSLGAMVGLSLLVDSAGRPAQIDIAHTSCLTEADEAAVAIVRQLVFQPDTEGIGARRRTHASVWFGKDSVSLRLLGDARPLPVDSASADSAAADEESSLPTRRPELSNRPHIARLLERYYPPDLRQLGIGGQVIVQFFVDEEGAVTFREVSRSSGECKLDAAALLVGREMRFEPAVSRGKRVPVWVAIPINFSSR